In the genome of Raphanus sativus cultivar WK10039 chromosome 4, ASM80110v3, whole genome shotgun sequence, one region contains:
- the LOC130510464 gene encoding LOW QUALITY PROTEIN: uncharacterized protein LOC130510464 (The sequence of the model RefSeq protein was modified relative to this genomic sequence to represent the inferred CDS: inserted 1 base in 1 codon) has product MEFRYRAIDTDRPPPVKDTAPSQSPNPNYSFFSAIPIPGCNIRPRGDYVQREIEKEQIRREIIAAETARRKELIAEVAQEMAIEREMAIKSIAEKEDKIATWITQRKLSTHQSHNNNNFXKLKRTYSDPAMYTSPNSLVTSPMKKMPPLQQMLEATKAKETSVLESNKDKLIILQDRPDPIGEDTQTRLGRAKRKAKDVEGGLNEPSKRKRPFTFWCDLCNVGAYSETVMRNHELGKKHKAAVKKQPETKAASTSHASLTAPQSEAITVVANKQRQEVDEMAEKETGKKIEGEKKKKVIIRCETCNVVTYSESVMETHMLGKKHKAMLKKHYSEQLLETHRLEREKASTVSVKSLDADPSEEAMVYFLGESL; this is encoded by the exons ATGGAGTTCAGATACAGAGCCATCGACACCGATCGGCCACCTCCTGTGAAGGACACTGCGCCATCTCAGTCTCCGAATCCAAACTATTCCTTCTTCTCGGCAATACCAATCCCAG GATGCAACATAAGACCAAGAGGGGACTATGTCCAACGAGAGATTGAGAAGGAGCAAATCCGTCGAGAGATCATTGCAGCGGAAACTGCGAGAAGAAAAGAGCTTATAGCTGAGGTTGCACAGGAGATGGCTATAGAGAGAGAAATGGCCATAAAAAGTATCGCAGAGAAGGAGGATAAGATAGCTACGTGGATCACTCAAAGGAAGCTTTCAACACATCAGagccacaacaacaacaatt CTAAACTGAAGCGTACTTACAGTGATCCTGCCATGTACACAAGCCCCAACAGTCTAGTTACATCACCAATGAAGAAAATGCCTCCATTACAGCAAATGCTTGAGGCTACAAAAGCTAAGGAAACATCTGTCCTCGAGTCTAACAAGGACAAGTTGATTATATTG CAGGATAGGCCTGATCCTATAGGAGAGGATACTCAAACTCGTCTTGGAAGAGCTAAGCGTAAAGCAAAGGATGTAGAGGGTGGTTTGAACGAACcttccaaaagaaaaagaccGTTTACGTTTTGGTGCGACCTTTGTAATGTTGGAGCTTATAGTGAAACAGTCATGAGGAATCATGAGTTAGGCAAAAAGCATAAAGCTGCTGTTAAAAAGCAGCCTGAGACGAAGGCTGCTTCAACCTCTCATGCTTCCCTTACAGCTCCACAATCAGAAGCTATCACAGTAGTGGCGAATAAGCAACGTCAGGAAGTGGATGAAATGGCAGAAAAAGAAACGGGAAAGAAGATAGAAGgtgagaagaaaaagaaggtaATCATTCGGTGCGAAACTTGTAACGTTGTGACGTATTCTGAGAGTGTGATGGAGACTCACATGCTTGGGAAAAAACACAAGGCTATGCTTAAGAAACATTACTCTGAGCAGTTGCTGGAGACTCACAGGCTTGAGAGGGAAAAAGCATCTACAGTCTCAGTGAAATCTTTAGATGCTGATCCAAGCGAGGAAGCAATGGTTTATTTCTTGGGAGAGAGCCTCTAG